From Methanosarcina lacustris Z-7289, one genomic window encodes:
- the mtrF gene encoding tetrahydromethanopterin S-methyltransferase subunit F: protein MRMAEEYGKGVPMVLNPQMGAIDATVESIRYRAQLIARNQKLDSGVMATGVIGFAGGFLFGLLMVIILPLMVGL from the coding sequence ATGAGAATGGCAGAAGAATACGGAAAAGGAGTGCCAATGGTGCTCAACCCTCAGATGGGCGCAATTGACGCTACTGTTGAGAGCATTCGGTACAGAGCACAGCTGATTGCGAGGAACCAGAAGCTGGATTCCGGGGTAATGGCCACCGGAGTTATCGGCTTTGCAGGAGGCTTCCTCTTTGGCCTGCTGATGGTGATCATACTCCCGTTAATGGTCGGTCTCTAA
- the mtrG gene encoding tetrahydromethanopterin S-methyltransferase subunit MtrG yields MEGKAPAAFVDPAEFNEVMKRLEKIDEKVEFVNSEVAQRIGKKVGRDIGILYGAVIGLLLFLIYVSVSSMFTM; encoded by the coding sequence ATGGAAGGAAAAGCACCAGCAGCGTTTGTAGATCCAGCCGAGTTTAACGAAGTAATGAAAAGGCTCGAAAAGATCGATGAAAAGGTTGAGTTTGTCAACAGTGAAGTTGCACAGAGAATCGGAAAGAAGGTAGGAAGAGACATCGGAATTCTGTACGGCGCAGTGATAGGACTGCTTCTCTTCCTGATCTATGTCTCGGTATCATCAATGTTCACAATGTAA